From the genome of Spirosoma agri, one region includes:
- a CDS encoding TlpA family protein disulfide reductase — MRIYTLLIALLFYGPLPLQGQQTTTLINVPITTVNGYGPFGIAFSRFTPELNDGSNWSKMNLPVKGIPKHWTNVEKAMARINTWQLIYQNVLKGTVPRSWYVSYQQDRKLALNDAQFSKQPIKCYVYLLRGFDQTSGKWVVMVDTNNNLDFSDETPFEAEVIKPGTMPDNITDARLITYQSYQKGKIVTARIPLVVKRMGYDLFFCFPQYARASLRQADESIDLLITSGFAGLNYEEYTSIAQQPRWFWQTKIAADNLTELGDMITLGGRNYRNRGVNTYTNTLQLEALPTGYVDYSLRTGRPFRSFTAREFTTGNPISLTGLKGKYVYVDFWYTGCAPCVAAMPTLKKLYRSVDKNRFEFLGVVGADTPDRLRAFLKKHNVAWPHVFSTGKTGLVDQYHISKYPTSVLLDPDGNVVATDLSMEQLEAKLNELSN, encoded by the coding sequence ATGAGGATTTATACGCTACTGATTGCCCTTCTGTTTTACGGGCCGCTACCCTTACAAGGACAACAGACGACAACGCTGATTAACGTTCCTATTACTACGGTAAACGGGTACGGACCTTTTGGTATCGCTTTCTCTCGATTCACCCCGGAGCTGAACGATGGGTCCAATTGGAGTAAGATGAACTTACCCGTGAAAGGGATTCCCAAACACTGGACAAACGTCGAAAAAGCAATGGCCAGAATTAACACCTGGCAGCTCATCTATCAGAATGTGCTAAAGGGTACCGTTCCCCGATCGTGGTATGTAAGCTACCAGCAGGATAGGAAATTAGCACTCAACGATGCCCAGTTCTCTAAGCAGCCCATCAAGTGTTATGTTTATTTGTTGAGAGGGTTTGATCAGACCAGTGGTAAATGGGTCGTTATGGTCGATACGAACAATAACCTTGATTTCAGCGATGAGACGCCCTTCGAAGCAGAAGTTATCAAGCCGGGTACCATGCCCGATAACATTACGGATGCCCGCCTGATAACCTACCAATCGTATCAGAAAGGCAAGATCGTTACTGCTCGCATACCACTAGTTGTCAAACGAATGGGCTATGATCTGTTCTTTTGTTTCCCCCAGTATGCCCGGGCCTCGCTCCGACAAGCGGATGAATCAATAGACTTACTTATCACAAGCGGTTTTGCCGGATTGAATTACGAGGAGTATACGTCGATTGCGCAACAACCCCGCTGGTTTTGGCAAACGAAGATCGCAGCCGATAACCTCACGGAACTAGGCGATATGATCACCCTGGGCGGCCGTAACTACAGGAACAGAGGAGTCAATACGTATACGAACACCCTTCAACTGGAAGCCCTCCCCACGGGCTATGTAGACTATTCACTGAGAACAGGTCGGCCGTTTCGGTCGTTCACGGCACGCGAGTTTACCACGGGCAATCCGATTTCGCTGACCGGTCTAAAGGGTAAGTATGTCTATGTTGACTTCTGGTACACCGGGTGTGCGCCGTGCGTAGCCGCTATGCCGACGTTGAAAAAGCTTTACCGGAGCGTCGATAAAAACCGGTTCGAATTTCTGGGGGTTGTAGGCGCTGATACACCCGACCGGTTACGGGCTTTTCTCAAGAAGCATAATGTGGCCTGGCCGCACGTGTTTTCTACGGGTAAGACCGGGTTGGTTGATCAATACCACATCTCGAAATATCCCACCAGCGTATTACTTGACCCAGATGGCAACGTGGTTGCTACCGACCTGAGTATGGAACAACTGGAAGCCAAACTGAACGAGCTGAGCAACTAA
- a CDS encoding DoxX family protein: MKRIKITYWLLTGLFAFVMLGSAIPDIMVVPMAVQGFKEMGYPLYLIPFLGWAKLLGVLAILIPGFSRLKEWAYAGLLFDLLGATYSVASSGKAVSDWSPMLVFIALGFSSYVFYHKKQTAPLLDNTDSPQPAHRLARSR, encoded by the coding sequence ATGAAAAGGATAAAAATCACGTATTGGCTATTAACCGGTCTGTTTGCCTTCGTTATGCTTGGTTCGGCCATCCCTGATATCATGGTCGTTCCAATGGCCGTTCAGGGATTCAAGGAAATGGGCTACCCCTTGTATCTGATTCCGTTCTTGGGCTGGGCTAAGTTACTGGGCGTACTGGCAATCCTGATTCCGGGATTTTCCCGACTCAAGGAATGGGCCTATGCTGGCTTACTGTTTGATCTGCTGGGGGCTACGTATTCAGTAGCCAGTAGTGGTAAAGCCGTCAGCGACTGGTCGCCCATGCTTGTCTTCATCGCCTTAGGATTTAGTTCTTATGTCTTCTATCACAAAAAGCAGACGGCACCTTTATTAGACAATACCGATTCTCCTCAACCCGCCCACCGACTGGCCAGATCGCGCTAA
- a CDS encoding AAA family ATPase, whose protein sequence is MILSVTSLKGGVGKSTISQNLAVCFAHAGYKVCIFDVDTNQSAIHWSGFRPDDSPAIPVFGQPDGIELSKNVKLINRDYEIVIIDGTPSLNKITSKIILLADLLLIPIIPSGLDIWATTHFLDRYRDAVVEKEKHIPAYFLMNQFQPNTNLAKEVKEVLEDTEIPVLANSLKSRTAYREAVIKGLGVVEYKDEKAKAELVNVFNELTQIIKKL, encoded by the coding sequence ATGATTCTTTCCGTAACAAGTCTCAAGGGTGGCGTAGGTAAATCGACTATTTCCCAGAATCTGGCGGTTTGCTTCGCTCATGCTGGCTACAAGGTGTGTATCTTCGATGTTGACACGAACCAAAGTGCTATTCACTGGTCAGGTTTTCGTCCCGACGATTCGCCGGCTATTCCGGTATTCGGCCAGCCTGACGGAATTGAATTGTCCAAAAACGTCAAGCTGATCAACAGGGATTACGAGATTGTCATCATCGATGGAACGCCATCACTCAATAAAATCACCAGTAAAATTATTCTGCTGGCTGACCTGCTCCTGATTCCAATCATTCCGAGCGGCCTCGATATATGGGCAACCACGCATTTTCTGGATCGCTACCGGGATGCCGTAGTCGAGAAAGAAAAACACATACCTGCTTACTTTCTGATGAATCAGTTTCAGCCGAATACCAATCTGGCGAAAGAAGTGAAAGAGGTGCTGGAGGACACCGAAATTCCGGTGTTGGCAAACAGCCTCAAGAGCCGGACCGCTTACCGGGAAGCTGTCATTAAAGGACTGGGTGTTGTCGAGTATAAAGATGAAAAGGCAAAGGCGGAGCTTGTGAACGTGTTCAACGAGCTAACTCAGATTATCAAAAAACTGTAA